In the Acidimicrobiales bacterium genome, one interval contains:
- a CDS encoding alkyl sulfatase dimerization domain-containing protein: MSGQRSMHPVDVANRVIDSGMAESPHNRVTHELSVIEDDVAVIESFSHCWVVDAGEGLVCWDASGVQSGPTVVAALRQWTDRPVQSLVYTHGHVDHVGGSGAFVADAQGRGDPRPRFLAHEAVPARFERYRATNGWNLAINRRQFGGIRNPANLGIGGDGPRFLTDDVAEPDETFRDHMSFTVGDRTFELRHARGETDDHAWGWDAERRTAWTGDFTSWVFPNAGNPQKVQRYPIEWAAAMRDMLAVGVERVYPAHGLPIVGRERVEIVLGDIAEALEHLAGRTLDLMNEGASIDEIIHTVRVPEHLADRPWLAPQYDEPEFVVRNVYRQFGGWWDGNAANLKPAPEAAVAAEVVGLAGSVEALVDRAKALVEAGDVRLACHLVEMAVAAEPEHEGAQRARADVYWHRRAAERSLMSKGVYAAAARESEDALGEDVAGDSIATSIRGSLG; encoded by the coding sequence ATGAGCGGGCAGCGGAGCATGCATCCTGTTGACGTGGCCAACCGGGTCATCGACTCGGGGATGGCGGAGTCGCCCCACAACCGGGTGACCCATGAACTCTCGGTGATCGAGGACGACGTGGCGGTCATCGAATCGTTCTCTCACTGCTGGGTGGTGGACGCAGGAGAGGGGCTGGTGTGCTGGGACGCCAGCGGCGTGCAGTCCGGGCCGACGGTGGTCGCCGCATTACGACAGTGGACGGATCGACCGGTGCAGAGCCTCGTCTACACCCACGGACACGTCGACCACGTGGGTGGTAGCGGGGCCTTCGTGGCCGACGCACAGGGCCGAGGCGACCCCCGCCCCCGCTTTCTGGCCCATGAAGCGGTGCCGGCCCGTTTCGAGCGGTACCGGGCCACCAACGGCTGGAACCTGGCCATCAACCGTCGCCAGTTCGGGGGAATCAGGAACCCTGCCAATCTGGGCATCGGTGGTGATGGTCCGCGTTTCCTGACCGACGATGTGGCCGAACCTGACGAGACCTTCCGTGACCACATGTCGTTCACCGTCGGTGACCGCACCTTCGAGTTGCGCCATGCCCGCGGTGAAACCGACGATCATGCCTGGGGCTGGGATGCCGAACGTCGCACTGCCTGGACGGGGGACTTCACGTCGTGGGTGTTCCCCAACGCCGGAAACCCCCAGAAGGTCCAGCGATACCCCATCGAATGGGCGGCCGCCATGCGCGACATGCTGGCCGTCGGAGTGGAGCGGGTATATCCGGCCCACGGGTTGCCCATCGTCGGTCGCGAACGCGTCGAGATCGTGCTGGGTGACATCGCTGAAGCACTCGAGCACCTGGCGGGCCGGACGCTGGACCTGATGAACGAGGGTGCATCCATCGACGAGATCATCCACACGGTGCGGGTACCGGAGCATCTGGCTGATCGACCGTGGCTGGCTCCGCAGTACGACGAACCGGAGTTCGTGGTGCGAAACGTGTATCGGCAGTTCGGCGGTTGGTGGGATGGCAACGCGGCCAACCTGAAGCCGGCGCCGGAGGCCGCGGTGGCTGCCGAGGTGGTCGGCCTGGCCGGCTCGGTAGAGGCACTGGTGGACAGGGCGAAGGCTCTGGTCGAGGCTGGAGACGTCCGTTTGGCCTGTCATCTGGTGGAGATGGCCGTGGCGGCCGAACCGGAACACGAGGGGGCACAGCGGGCCCGGGCCGACGTCTACTGGCACCGGCGGGCCGCCGAACGGTCACTCATGTCCAAGGGCGT
- a CDS encoding alpha/beta hydrolase, protein MGSIGGDRVSGDLGAGDPLAGRIERDGIGTSWLDWGGDGPAVVLLHPNGFCAGVYDPLARRLAFRHRVVGIDLRGHGASDDVVESALLGNDAMALDVLAVADHLGLDRFALVGVSFGGGVGIEVAAVAPERVAALVLCEAIAIEAEAREQQHFGYRNGPDGGDHPLAVGARRRRDVWDDREAVLVSYGSRPPMDQLAPEALAGYVRWGFRDRSDGCVELACRPETEAQIFGSTDRHGPVQAFDALRWVAADGRVPTAVMAGSHTDLDPEWFRAQAAALGVHLQLIDGGHFCLFEDTARAEQLVGAALAGMGHGRPVVAGREHEEMK, encoded by the coding sequence ATGGGCTCCATCGGCGGGGATCGGGTCTCCGGGGATCTCGGCGCCGGCGACCCGCTGGCCGGGCGCATCGAACGCGACGGGATCGGCACCTCGTGGCTGGACTGGGGTGGGGACGGCCCAGCGGTCGTTCTCCTCCATCCCAACGGGTTCTGTGCCGGCGTGTACGACCCGTTGGCCCGCCGGCTGGCATTCCGACACCGGGTGGTGGGGATCGACCTCCGGGGCCACGGAGCCAGCGACGACGTCGTCGAGTCGGCCCTCCTAGGAAACGACGCCATGGCGCTCGACGTGCTGGCCGTGGCCGACCACCTGGGCCTGGACCGATTTGCCCTCGTCGGGGTCTCCTTTGGCGGAGGCGTTGGCATCGAGGTGGCGGCCGTGGCACCCGAGCGGGTGGCCGCTCTCGTTCTCTGCGAGGCCATCGCCATCGAGGCGGAGGCCCGAGAACAGCAGCACTTCGGCTATCGGAACGGTCCTGACGGAGGGGACCACCCACTGGCCGTGGGGGCCCGTCGTCGGCGTGACGTCTGGGACGACCGGGAAGCCGTGCTGGTCTCCTACGGTTCTCGTCCCCCGATGGACCAACTGGCTCCTGAGGCGCTGGCCGGGTACGTGCGTTGGGGCTTCCGGGACCGCTCCGACGGCTGTGTCGAGCTGGCCTGTCGCCCAGAGACCGAGGCCCAGATCTTCGGTTCGACGGACCGCCACGGCCCCGTGCAGGCATTCGACGCGCTGCGATGGGTGGCCGCCGACGGGCGGGTGCCCACAGCCGTCATGGCCGGCAGTCATACGGACCTCGACCCGGAATGGTTCCGGGCACAGGCCGCGGCGCTGGGTGTCCACCTGCAACTGATCGACGGTGGGCACTTCTGCCTTTTTGAGGACACCGCCCGGGCCGAGCAGCTCGTGGGTGCCGCCCTCGCTGGTATGGGACATGGACGGCCAGTGGTGGCCGGACGCGAGCATGAGGAGATGAAATGA